The following proteins are co-located in the Hippoglossus stenolepis isolate QCI-W04-F060 chromosome 23, HSTE1.2, whole genome shotgun sequence genome:
- the LOC118102406 gene encoding dynactin subunit 1 isoform X11 → MSSAGTVESGKPPKIGSTVEVTGKGQRGTVAYIGATLFASGKWVGVVLDEPKGKNDGTVQGKRYFTCEENHGIFVRQSQIQVVEDGSSATSPDTPEFVLAKILKQKDIPETPKTSKLTPMNVKKTSRESLSSSLSGDVSEVGVSSHQGALGAPIVPQPSGSPAPVASPVPATPSKAEPPISKQEEESLRGQVKDLDEKLETLKMKRTEDKAKLKELEKHKIQLEQLQEWKIKMQEQQTDLQKQLKEAKKEARDAQESKDHYMEEMSDTADAIEMATLDKEMAEERAESLQVEVDSLKEKVDELSMDLEILRHEISEKGSDGAASSYHVKQLEEQNSRLKEALVRMRDLSSSEKQEHVKLQKQMEKKSTELDTLRTQKEKLQEEVKHAEATIDELKEQVDAALGSEEMVETLTERNLDLEEKVRELRETVTDLEAINEMNDELQENGRETEMELREQLDMGGAKVREAEKRVEAAQETVADYQQTISKYRDLTTRLQDANRDLINQQNANAEQVQQPPAELFDFKIKFAETKAYAKAIEMELRKMEVAQSNRQVSLLTSFMPDSFLRHGGDHDCILVLLLIPRLICKAELLSKQAQEKFDLNGNLAQGAGLRGPPGEQRSFASGLVYSLSLLQATLHKYEQALNTCNVEVFKRMGTLYSEMNFHERSLDYFIDLLHKDQLDETVQVEPLTKAIKYYQQLYSVHLADHTEDCTVQLADHIKFTQNALDSMGVEVARLRAFLAAGQESSGLAVLLKDLDTSGSDIRQFCKKIRRRMPGTDVVGVPAALNFGPQVAETLTECRRQLTRVVAVLQEVAAAGAQMVAPLAEQEGVNALKLEDIACNAVDQVYGSHGLSGPECLRQSCSSVIATMNKMATAMQEGEYDADKPQGKTPPVEMRAATVRAEMTDAEGLGVKLEDRETVNKEVKKSLKIKGEELSEANVRLSLLEKKLDTSTKDADERVEKIQTKLSDNLSLLKKKEKEFEETMDALQADIDQLEAEKAELKQRINNQSKMTIEGLRGPPASGIASIVQGSAGAGVALSMAGPVEVVDSPLLRQQVEAQRLGIKHLKNENNRLKAEKMRAQLASLPPLRPPKLPQVSKESSMPPEGLNTGIYRRTDQLLATLLKLSAEFKVVDITGKTTVSASAQLLEQTSRLQNLSDALDKLKGEVAEHVVTHHRGAKASSDFATFPVSSFVKAKEEKQGNTVLVGRVSIPCTRGHEQVHRLVLSQQQLQQVHSLLMV, encoded by the exons ATGAGCAGTGCAGGAACAGTGGAGAGTGGTAAACCTCCAAAG ATTGGCTCTACAGTAGAGGTGACAGGGAAGGGTCAACGCGGCACTGTCGCCTACATCGGCGCCACCCTCTTTGCCTCTGGGAAATGGGTGGGTGTTGTACTTGATGAGCCTAAAGGCAAGAACGATGGCACCGTGCAGGGGAAACGCTACTTCACCTGTGAGGAAAATCATGGGATATTTGTCAGACAGTCTCAG aTTCAGGTGGTGGAAGATGGCTCCAGTGCCACCTCACCAGATACTCCTGAGTTTGTTCTTGCCAAGATTCTCAAACAAAAAG ACATTCCAGAGACTCCAAAAACATCCAAACTG acaccaATGAATGTTAAGAAG ACGTCTCGTGAGAGTCTGTCGTCCTCGTTGTCTGGCGATGTCAGTGAGGTTGGAGTGTCCTCCCACCAGGGTGCACTGGGAGCTCCCATCGTGCCTCAGCCCAGCGGGTCACCTGCGCCAGTCGCATCCCCAGTCCCAGCTACTCCGAGCAAG GCGGAACCTCCCATTTCCAAACAG GAGGAGGAATCACTGCGAGGTCAGGTCAAAGACCTGGACGAGAAGCTGGAGAcgctgaagatgaagaggacagaggacaagGCCAAACTGAAGGAGCTAGAAAAACACAAGATCCAGctggagcagcttcaggaatGGAAGATAAAAATGCAGGAGCAGCAGACCGACCTCCAGAAACAGCTTAAAGAAGCCAAGAAG GAAGCCCGTGATGCACAGGAATCCAAGGACCACTACATGGAGGAGATGTCAGACACGGCCGACGCCATTGAGATGGCAACACTGGACAAAGAGATGGCGGAGGAGCGAGCGGAGTCAttgcaggtggaggtggacaGTCTGAAAGAGAAAGTGGATGAGCTCTCCATGGACCTGGAGATTCTTAGACATGAGATTTCAGAGAAAG GCTCAGACGGAGCTGCCTCAAGTTACCATGTcaaacagctggaggagcagaacaGCAGACTGAAGGAGGCTCTAGTCAG GATGCGTGACCTGTCTTCTTCAgagaaacaggaacatgtgaagctgcagaagcagatggagaagaagagcaCTGAGCTGGACACTCTGAGGACTCAGAAGGAAAAACTGCAGGAAGAAGTCAAGCACGCAGAGGCCACTATTGATGAACTGAAGGAGCAG GTGGATGCTGCTCTGGGCTCAGAGGAGATGGTTGAGACGCTTACAGAGAGGAACCTTGACTTGGAGGAGAAAGTCAGAGAGCTGAGAGAAACAGTCACCGATCTG GAGGCGATCAACGAGATGAATGATGAGCTCCAGGAGAATGGAAGGGAGACTGAAATGGAGCTGAGAGAGCAGCTCGACATGGGTGGTGCAAAGGTCAGAGAAGCTGAAAAACGAGTGGAGGCTGCTCAGGAGACTGTGGCTGATTACCAGCAGACCATCAGCAAATACAGAGATCTCACTACCAGGCTGCAG GATGCCAATAGGGACCTGATCAACCAGCAGAATGCCAACGCTGAACAAGTTCAGCAGCCGCCCGCAGAACTGTTTGACTTCAAGATCAAGTTTGCAGAGACCAAGGCCTATGCCAAG GCCATTGAGATGGAGCTGAGGAAAATGGAAGTGGCTCAGTCCAACAGACAGGtgtccctcctcacctccttcatGCCAGACTCCTTTCTCCGTCATGGTGGAGATCATGACTGTATTCTGGTCCTTCTTCTCATCCCCAGGCTCATCTGCAAG GCTGAGCTCCTCAGTAAACAAGCCCAGGAGAAGTTTGACTTGAATGGGAACCTGGCGCAGGGGGCAGGGCTCAGAGGGCCTCCAGGAGAACAGCGCAGCTTTGCCTCAGGGCTGGTGTACTCCCTCAGCTTGCTGCAGGCCACTCTGCACAAATATGAACA GGCTCTGAACACCTGCAACGTAGAGGTTTTCAAGCGCATGGGTACACTTTACTCTGAAATGAATTTCCATGAGCGCTCCCTGGATTATTTCATCGACCTGCTGCATAAAGACCAATTAGATGAGACTGTTCAGGTGGAGCCCCTGACCAAAGCCATCAAGTACTACCAG caaCTGTACAGCGTCCATCTGGCAGATCACACTGAGGACTGCACAGTGCAGCTGGCTGACCACATCAAG TTTACCCAGAATGCATTGGACTCCATGGGAGTGGAGGTGGCTCGTCTGCGGGCGTTCCTGGCTGCAGGTCAGGAGAGCTCTGGCCTTGCTGTGCTTCTGAAGGACCTGGACACTTCGGGCTCGGATATCAGACAGTTCTGTAAGAAGATCCGCCGTCGCATGCCTGGAACAGATGTGGTTGGAGTACCTGCTGCTCTCAATTTTGGACCACAG GTGGCAGAGACGCTGACAGAGTGTAGGCGCCAGCTGACCCGTGTGGTGGCCGTGCTGCAGGAGGTGGCTGCGGCTGGGGCTCAGATGGTTGCTCCGCTGGCAGAACAGGAGGGTGTCAACGCTCTCAAGCTGGAGGATATTGCCTGCAACGCTGTGGATCAG GTGTATGGCTCCCATGGCCTGAGTGGCCCAGAGTGTCTGCGTCagtcctgcagctctgtcattGCTACCATGAACAAGATGGCTACGGCCATGCAGGAGGGAGAGTATGATGCTGACAAACCTCAGGGCAAG ACTCCTCCTGTGGAAATGAGAGCTGCCACCGTCAGGGCTGAGATGACTGACGCTGAGGGTCTAGGTGTTAAACtagaagacagagagacggtCAACAAGGAGGTCAAGAAGTCTCTTAAGATCAAG GGTGAGGAGCTGAGTGAAGCCAATGTCCGCCTCAgtctgctggagaaaaagcTGGACACCTCCACCAAAGACGCAGATGAGCGGGTGGAGAAGATCCAGACCAAACTCAGCGATAATCTCTCCCtgctgaagaagaaagagaa GGAGTTTGAGGAGACGATGGATGCTCTGCAGGCTGATATCGACCAGCTGGAGGCCGAGAAGGCAGAGCTGAAGCAACGCATCAATAACCAATCGAAGATGACCATTGAAGGCCTTAGAGGCCCGCCTGCCTCTGGAATCGCCTCTATTGTTCAGGGATCTGCAGGAG CAGGTGTGGCTCTATCCATGGCGGGGCCAGTAGAGGTGGTTGACTCTCCCCTCCTCCGGCAGCAGGTCGAGGCTCAGAGACTGGGCATTAAACACCTcaagaatgaaaacaacagactCAAG GCCGAGAAGATGAGAGCCCAGCTGGCCTCCCTGCCTCCACTCCGCCCCCCCAAACTGCCACAAGTGTCCAAAGAAAGCTCCATGCCGCCAGAGGGACTGAACACAGGCATCTATCGCAGGACTGACCAACTGCTGGCGACGCTGCTCAAGCTGAGTGCAGAGTTTAAAGTGGTGGACATCACTGGGAAGACAACAG TTAGTGCCAGTGCCCAGCTGCTGGAGCAGACGTCTCGACTGCAGAACCTCAGTGATGCTCTGGACAAACTCAAG GGAGAAGTAGCTGAACACGTGGTCACGCATCACCGTGGAGCAAAGGCTTCCTCTGACTTCGCCACCTTCCCGGTGTCATCCTTTGTTAAG GCCAAGGAAGAAAAGCAGGGGAATACGGTGCTTGTGGGTCGTGTTTCCATTCCATGCACCCGCGGGCACGAACAAGTCCACCGCCTCGtcctctcacagcagcagctgcagcaagtGCACAGCCTCCTCATGGTGTAA